From Eubacterium sp. 1001713B170207_170306_E7, the proteins below share one genomic window:
- a CDS encoding uroporphyrinogen decarboxylase family protein: MFKSKEVEAAYNRRLGRYMAAIRMQPVDRVPLAFNTCYYAEKNSGYNFQEILYDPEKWADCEFKFAEKYPEIDTFRSNIAYAPTWDVLDYQLYRVPGREIDPNSLQQFVESDWMKEDEYEQFIEDPIKYKMEIYFPRIFGEFKEKGSIRSYMAFLKSGFLQGITGAINKDRAAKLKYEYGFPGTTQSQLTAPFDMLSDNYRGLRGIMRDMFKKQDEIVAACEKLMEINLNNCAALVDPKKQMPIFIATHKPCFMSPKQFDKFYWPTFYKGIMTMIDAGYTFRIFLEGNWEPHWDHLADFPKGTILFDVDNEADIFKAKEAFGYKNCISGGIPTDMMILGTPDDIKERVKLLCETIGKDGGWIPQGGGHIPEDCKPENFQALIDAVNEYGRYSDGPAPMPEEAYQQDKKLTIPPIKNVVTPWKEYRDEHGWNITGDEALIENNWNKLERMAYSWIIRL, encoded by the coding sequence ATGTTTAAGTCAAAAGAAGTAGAGGCTGCCTATAACAGAAGACTGGGGAGATACATGGCGGCAATCCGTATGCAGCCGGTTGACCGAGTGCCACTGGCTTTTAACACCTGCTATTATGCTGAAAAAAACTCAGGCTATAATTTTCAGGAAATACTGTATGATCCGGAGAAGTGGGCAGATTGTGAATTTAAGTTTGCTGAAAAATATCCTGAAATTGATACTTTCAGAAGCAATATTGCCTATGCACCAACCTGGGATGTTTTAGATTACCAGTTATACCGCGTACCGGGAAGAGAAATCGATCCGAATTCCTTACAACAGTTTGTGGAATCCGACTGGATGAAGGAGGATGAGTATGAACAGTTCATTGAGGATCCAATTAAATATAAAATGGAGATCTACTTTCCCAGAATTTTTGGAGAGTTTAAAGAAAAAGGATCGATCCGTTCCTATATGGCCTTTCTAAAATCTGGGTTTTTACAGGGAATTACAGGAGCTATCAATAAAGACCGGGCAGCGAAATTGAAATATGAATATGGTTTTCCTGGGACAACTCAAAGCCAACTAACAGCGCCTTTCGACATGCTTTCAGACAATTATCGCGGTCTTCGCGGAATTATGCGGGATATGTTTAAAAAGCAGGATGAGATTGTAGCCGCGTGTGAAAAATTAATGGAAATCAATTTGAATAATTGTGCCGCTCTGGTTGACCCGAAAAAACAGATGCCGATTTTTATCGCAACACATAAGCCATGCTTTATGTCACCGAAGCAATTTGATAAATTTTACTGGCCTACCTTCTATAAAGGTATTATGACCATGATTGATGCTGGATATACTTTTAGGATATTCCTTGAAGGTAACTGGGAACCGCATTGGGATCATCTAGCGGATTTTCCAAAAGGGACAATCTTATTTGACGTTGATAATGAGGCGGATATTTTTAAGGCCAAAGAGGCTTTTGGCTATAAGAACTGTATCTCTGGAGGAATACCAACCGATATGATGATTTTAGGAACGCCAGATGATATCAAAGAAAGGGTTAAGCTGCTCTGTGAAACCATTGGAAAAGATGGCGGATGGATACCACAGGGGGGTGGGCATATTCCAGAAGATTGCAAACCTGAAAATTTCCAGGCGCTTATTGATGCGGTAAATGAGTATGGGCGCTATAGTGATGGACCAGCTCCAATGCCGGAAGAGGCCTATCAACAGGACAAAAAACTCACGATTCCTCCGATTAAAAATGTCGTTACGCCTTGGAAAGAGTACAGAGATGAACACGGATGGAATATAACCGGTGATGAAGCATTGATAGAAAATAATTGGAATAAGTTAGAACGTATGGCCTATTCCTGGATTATTAGATTATAA
- a CDS encoding MFS transporter → MTNQEINSNGQNKQEKIGWYSWVVALLCLCTYAVSFISRNIWSTAIPVAAPDLGISMTQAGGLVTAYYVGYVAMNFFSGFFVDKFGPRKSLAVSSLLTAVFTLAIPFSRSYIILFTLRVLAGMASGPLFSGCAKMNLGWFDDKRRATAMGFIMTGPALGNVIASGVFPNVITGQGWQMAFTYGGIIALVIAVLFFIFAKERGVAKASGAGKQKTAEEKQKDRQGAVRILTTRTLILATLAQFLAIGANNGFTTWIMKFFVDTQGFTLAAAGGIFAASSAMKLFSGTLSGVASDLLKSRKKVAILCGVITCITVVCLTQFKDTAILWVIMLLYGLFSSGLGNPVNTMATETAKGPFAGTVMGIYNALCQLGSVLFPALLGLILDIAGGSFFAVLMVIAGSYFVAAVSAACMKETYGKTSEEIQKK, encoded by the coding sequence ATGACAAACCAAGAAATTAATTCAAACGGCCAAAACAAGCAGGAAAAAATTGGTTGGTATAGTTGGGTTGTTGCGTTGCTTTGCCTGTGTACCTATGCTGTTTCATTTATATCCAGAAATATTTGGAGTACTGCCATTCCGGTAGCGGCTCCAGATTTGGGAATATCCATGACTCAGGCAGGAGGTTTAGTAACAGCGTACTATGTTGGCTATGTTGCAATGAATTTTTTCTCAGGATTCTTTGTAGATAAATTTGGACCACGAAAATCCTTAGCGGTGTCTTCGCTACTGACAGCAGTATTTACTTTGGCCATTCCCTTTTCAAGAAGCTACATTATTTTATTTACATTAAGGGTATTAGCAGGAATGGCAAGCGGACCGTTGTTCTCAGGATGCGCAAAAATGAATTTAGGCTGGTTTGATGACAAACGGAGAGCGACGGCGATGGGGTTCATTATGACAGGCCCCGCGCTGGGGAATGTGATTGCATCCGGTGTGTTTCCAAATGTTATAACTGGCCAGGGCTGGCAGATGGCCTTTACTTACGGTGGCATTATTGCTTTGGTCATCGCTGTTCTGTTCTTTATCTTTGCAAAAGAAAGAGGCGTAGCAAAAGCATCGGGAGCGGGCAAACAGAAAACAGCCGAGGAAAAACAGAAAGACCGCCAAGGAGCTGTTCGGATTTTAACGACACGGACGCTGATTTTAGCCACACTTGCCCAGTTTTTAGCCATTGGTGCCAATAATGGCTTTACGACGTGGATAATGAAGTTCTTTGTCGATACACAGGGTTTTACACTGGCAGCTGCGGGTGGCATTTTTGCGGCATCTTCAGCAATGAAACTGTTTAGTGGAACACTTTCTGGTGTTGCGTCAGATTTATTAAAATCACGTAAAAAAGTAGCGATTCTTTGTGGGGTTATCACTTGTATTACGGTTGTCTGTCTGACCCAATTCAAAGATACAGCCATTCTCTGGGTTATTATGCTGCTTTATGGACTGTTCTCATCTGGTTTGGGGAATCCTGTAAATACAATGGCGACCGAGACAGCAAAGGGTCCCTTTGCAGGAACTGTAATGGGGATTTATAATGCTCTATGCCAATTGGGATCTGTCTTATTTCCGGCTTTACTCGGCTTAATTCTTGATATTGCAGGTGGTAGCTTTTTCGCGGTGTTAATGGTTATTGCGGGATCATATTTTGTCGCTGCGGTTTCAGCTGCTTGTATGAAAGAAACCTATGGAAAGACAAGTGAAGAAATTCAGAAAAAATAA